In a genomic window of Allomeiothermus silvanus DSM 9946:
- a CDS encoding queuosine precursor transporter, translated as MRAYRYLDFITALFVVVLIVSNIASTKVVLLGPFTFDGGTILFPLAYIFGDVLTEVYGYKRSRRVIWTGFFLLILATLTFGIVNALPTPPDQQSTAQAFSAILGLVPRIVLASLVAYWVGEFVNSYVLAKLKIATQGRWLWTRTLGSTLIAQGLDTGLFLLIAFYGVWDNALLWTVFVSNYVFKVGVEALFTPLTYAVVGFLKRAEREDYYDRDTNFNPFAVR; from the coding sequence ATGCGGGCCTACCGTTATTTGGACTTCATCACCGCCCTCTTCGTGGTGGTACTGATCGTTTCCAACATCGCCTCCACCAAGGTAGTGCTGCTGGGGCCTTTCACCTTCGATGGCGGGACCATCCTGTTCCCGCTCGCTTACATCTTCGGGGACGTGCTGACCGAGGTGTATGGGTACAAGCGCTCGAGGCGGGTGATCTGGACAGGATTCTTTTTGCTGATACTGGCGACCCTGACCTTCGGCATCGTGAATGCCCTACCCACCCCTCCCGACCAGCAAAGCACTGCTCAGGCTTTCTCGGCCATCCTGGGCCTGGTGCCGCGCATCGTGCTGGCCAGCCTGGTAGCTTACTGGGTGGGCGAGTTCGTCAACAGCTACGTGCTGGCAAAGCTCAAAATCGCCACCCAGGGGCGCTGGCTGTGGACCCGCACCCTCGGCTCGACCCTCATCGCTCAGGGGCTCGACACCGGCCTCTTTTTGCTCATCGCCTTCTACGGGGTGTGGGATAATGCCCTGCTGTGGACGGTTTTCGTGTCAAACTACGTGTTCAAGGTGGGGGTGGAGGCGCTCTTTACCCCCCTCACCTACGCGGTAGTGGGGTTCTTGAAACGTGCCGAGCGCGAGGATTATTACGACCGCGACACCAATTTCAACCCCTTCGCGGTTCGCTAG